The following proteins come from a genomic window of Halorussus halophilus:
- a CDS encoding purple acid phosphatase family protein, giving the protein MRDANSDGERPDIDRRSLLKGAGVAAMAGSVPVFPTSTGRASDGLLDGPTGVHVSFGTNPKRQARVGWTGDEILGGHVEYGEDFSKTADADKTVVPGEGLYAYTAELTGLDPDTSYEYRVVHGDTTSETFSFRTAPPDSETSLRVTAVGDHGIADPDNEFQRADDDNPVRVLDRAASFDPDFHLGVGDIAYANGYPFTWDEYFESFEEFYASNQFLTVPGNHEKEPGQGFVQYDARLNELMPFDDPGLPNLTSKQRWYDFQYGNTLFVGLNTSADACGDYARGEEFIPLQDTRCRTEASYFYNERQREYVEETLKEADADDSVKWIVVYMHSGFWTDGDHDARQDLRDLWGPYFDEYDVDLVLAGHNHSYERSKPIRGEAVAETGTTYVVNGTGGSGHYGFQHNEPPEWTAFRDSDHYGAVQLDVTDERIRGEYVAIDGTVVDEFTIVKEDGEPTQPNPGDAEAESLSVSGQRRDDGSAFDSGETNRVRLTASAEESVRLRDEIPEEWNVASGGDSAPDMVDTTDAPEGRKYVYFDVDPRTSPDVVYYAEAPDETGTYTFGPFEAREENGTGWVEVAGTASDENVVGLL; this is encoded by the coding sequence ATGAGAGACGCGAATAGCGACGGCGAGCGTCCGGACATCGACCGCCGAAGCCTGCTGAAGGGGGCTGGCGTGGCCGCGATGGCCGGGAGCGTGCCCGTCTTCCCAACTTCGACTGGCCGGGCGAGCGACGGTCTGCTCGACGGCCCGACCGGCGTCCACGTCTCGTTCGGTACCAATCCGAAGCGGCAGGCACGAGTCGGATGGACCGGCGACGAGATACTCGGCGGGCACGTGGAGTACGGCGAGGACTTCTCGAAGACCGCAGACGCAGACAAGACCGTCGTACCGGGCGAAGGGCTGTACGCGTACACCGCGGAACTCACCGGACTCGACCCGGACACGAGCTATGAGTATCGCGTCGTCCACGGCGACACCACGTCCGAGACGTTCAGTTTCCGGACTGCACCGCCAGACAGCGAAACGAGCCTCCGAGTTACGGCAGTCGGCGACCACGGTATCGCCGACCCGGACAACGAATTCCAGCGGGCCGACGACGACAATCCAGTTCGAGTCCTCGACCGCGCGGCGTCGTTCGACCCCGACTTCCATCTGGGCGTCGGCGACATCGCGTACGCCAACGGCTACCCGTTCACGTGGGACGAGTACTTCGAGTCGTTCGAGGAGTTCTACGCGAGCAATCAGTTCCTCACGGTGCCGGGCAACCACGAGAAGGAACCCGGACAGGGGTTCGTCCAGTACGACGCCCGCCTGAACGAACTGATGCCGTTCGACGACCCTGGTCTCCCGAACCTCACCTCCAAACAACGGTGGTACGACTTCCAGTACGGAAACACACTGTTCGTCGGTCTGAACACCTCTGCGGACGCTTGTGGGGACTACGCTCGCGGCGAAGAGTTCATCCCACTGCAGGACACCCGCTGTCGGACCGAAGCGTCGTACTTCTACAACGAGCGCCAGCGCGAGTACGTCGAAGAGACGCTTAAGGAAGCCGACGCAGACGACTCGGTGAAGTGGATAGTCGTCTACATGCACAGCGGTTTCTGGACCGACGGCGACCACGACGCTCGCCAGGACCTGCGGGACCTCTGGGGACCGTACTTCGACGAGTACGACGTGGACCTCGTGTTGGCGGGCCACAACCACTCCTACGAGCGCTCGAAGCCGATTCGGGGAGAGGCGGTCGCAGAGACCGGCACGACGTACGTCGTCAACGGAACCGGCGGGTCGGGCCACTACGGCTTCCAGCACAACGAACCACCCGAGTGGACTGCCTTCCGCGACAGCGACCACTACGGCGCGGTGCAGTTGGACGTGACCGACGAGCGAATCCGCGGGGAGTACGTCGCCATCGACGGCACGGTCGTAGACGAATTCACCATCGTCAAGGAGGACGGCGAACCGACGCAACCGAATCCCGGTGACGCGGAAGCAGAGTCTCTCTCGGTGTCGGGTCAGCGCCGAGACGATGGTTCGGCGTTCGACAGCGGCGAAACGAACCGGGTTCGACTCACTGCGAGCGCGGAAGAGTCAGTGCGACTCCGAGACGAGATTCCCGAGGAGTGGAACGTAGCGAGCGGTGGCGACAGTGCCCCAGACATGGTCGATACCACCGACGCGCCCGAGGGCAGGAAGTACGTCTACTTCGACGTGGACCCGAGGACCAGTCCGGATGTGGTCTACTACGCCGAAGCACCGGACGAGACGGGGACCTACACCTTCGGACCGTTCGAAGCCCGAGAAGAGAACGGAACAGGGTGGGTCGAAGTCGCAGGCACCGCCTCGGACGAGAACGTCGTAGGGCTACTATGA
- a CDS encoding CBS domain-containing protein — translation MHARDLMTTDVETVHPDDEISEVLTRLARADFNGYPVVDDDGEVVGVVTQHDLVHLFQPSDRTLWIPIGFPPFLESLEYAIDLSWDELDTELDLLKHAGKPVSTIMSEDVVTVTPDTDIDRILDLLVEDERDINRLPVVEDGELVGIVARQDVLRAIRDERRGASSA, via the coding sequence ATGCACGCCCGCGACTTGATGACGACGGACGTCGAGACGGTTCATCCCGACGACGAAATTAGCGAAGTACTAACCCGCCTCGCTCGCGCGGACTTCAACGGCTATCCAGTCGTGGACGACGACGGCGAAGTCGTCGGCGTCGTCACGCAACACGACCTCGTGCATCTGTTTCAACCGAGCGACCGGACGCTGTGGATTCCCATCGGCTTCCCGCCGTTCCTCGAATCGCTGGAGTACGCCATCGACCTGTCGTGGGACGAACTCGACACCGAACTCGACCTGTTGAAACACGCCGGAAAACCGGTCAGCACCATCATGAGCGAGGACGTGGTGACGGTGACGCCCGACACCGACATCGACCGCATCCTCGACCTGCTGGTCGAAGACGAGCGCGACATCAATCGCTTGCCGGTCGTGGAGGACGGCGAACTCGTCGGTATCGTCGCTCGACAGGACGTACTTCGGGCGATTCGGGACGAGCGGCGCGGGGCGAGTTCGGCGTAG